A window of the Cheilinus undulatus linkage group 21, ASM1832078v1, whole genome shotgun sequence genome harbors these coding sequences:
- the mrpl12 gene encoding 39S ribosomal protein L12, mitochondrial → MYCTSHCLRTALRAAATTHRQHLQQQVPILCALRHLRTSPASHSDTIATPPLDGAPKQYSPKIQQLVNDIASLTLLEVSDLNELLKKTLNIQDVGMMPMGTAAAPVATQAAEEEEAPAKKEQTHFTVKLTEMKAAEKVKLIKEVKNCIQGLNLVQAKKLVESLPQEIRANVSKEEAEKLKAALEAAGGTVVLE, encoded by the exons ATGTACTGCACCAGTCACTGCCTCCGGACCGCACTGCGGGCTGCAGCGACCACTCACCG gCAACATCTCCAGCAGCAGGTACCAATCCTGTGTGCTCTCAGACACCTGAGGACCAGTCCAGCCTCTCACTCAGACACCATCGCCACCCCTCCACTAGATGGAGCACCCAAACAGTATTCTCCTAAAATCCAACAGCTTGTTAATGACATAGCCAGCCTTACCTTGTTAGAGGTATCGGACCTCAATGAGCTCCTGAAG AAAACTCTGAACATTCAGGATGTTGGAATGATGCCAATGGGGACAGCAGCTGCACCTGTAGCAACACAG gctgcagaggaggaggaggcaccAGCCAAGAAAGAGCAGACTCACTTTACAGTGAAATTGACGGAAATGAAGGCAGCTGAAAAAGTTAAACTCATAAAAGAAGTGAAGAACTGCATTCAAGGCTTAAATCTGGTTCAG GCTAAGAAGTTAGTGGAGTCTCTTCCCCAGGAAATCCGAGCCAATGTGTCCAAAGAAGAGGCAGAGAAACTAAAAGCCGCTCTGGAGGCAGCAGGAGGCACTGTGGTGTTGGAGTAG
- the zgc:103625 gene encoding methyltransferase-like 26 B, whose translation MLLSPQAEKNCKILCSMLEDVLEDQSHRQLFALELGSGTGQHVIRFAQKMPFVTWQPSDIKEESRESIKAYIAATHAKTVLQPVHLDASEPWEKWAGLPRNSCDVIIAINLLQYSSFKTAQGVFSGAGQILRQNGLLLTYGAYAINGTITPSCNEQLDEELRKMNPDWGLPDIDVLRQLAYGNGMRMERMVEMEDYSKCLVFRKL comes from the exons ATGCTGCTGTCTCCTCAGGCAGAGAAGAACTGCAAGATTCTGTGTTCAATGCTTGAAGACGTGCTGGAGGACCAGTCCCACAGGCAGCTGTTTGCCCTAGAGCTGGGCTCTGGAACAGGCCAGCATGTCATTCGCTTTGCCCAAAAGATGCCTTTTGTTACCTGGCAGCCATCAGACATCAAAGAAGAGTCCAGGGAGAG TATTAAGGCATACATTGCTGCAACCCATGCAAAGACTGTGCTGCAACCTGTCCACCTAGATGCAAGTGAACCTTGGGAGAAATGGGCAGGCCTTCCTCGCAACTCCTGTGATGTTATTATTGCCATAAACTTACTGCAGTACAGCTCCTTCAAAACAGCACAG GGAGTTTTTAGTGGAGCAGGTCAGATCCTGAGGCAGAACGGTCTTTTGTTAACATATGGG GCATATGCTATTAATGGCACAATCACACCAAGTTGTAACGAACAGCTGGATGAAGAGCTTCGAAAAAT GAATCCAGACTGGGGTCTCCCAGATATCGATGTTCTGAGACAACTGGCCTACGGAAATGGGATGCGTATGGAGAGAATG GTTGAGATGGAGGATTACTCCAAATGCCTTGTATTTAGAAAACTCTGA